CAGATTTTGATTCACTAGAACGAAGGTCTGGTCTTGGTACCCGCAATGGATCACGATGAGCTGCAGCTAAAGCTAAAGCTGACAGAGGGAAAGAAGGAGAGCTATTGGGAAGAAATGCACTGGTGGCACTCAACAGTCCACCTCCAGATGTCAACTGAAGACCACGCTTAAGCTCCTTCTGGTATTCCTCAAGAAGAGCAGGATCAAAATTATGTACAGGGTGCAGGCCACCATAAGGAGGCATGAATAAAGGATACTGGTGAGAACTGAATGGAGGACAAAGAGACAGTGGTTGAGGATACATTGCTCCTAATGGGAATGGTGGCTTAGGGATTTTCAGAACATCTGTTGTGCTTTCAGGAATAGATTCTGGAGGTGTCTCCTTTCCATCACTTTCAATATGTTCACTTCGTGGCTTAGAAAGATCTTCAGGTTCAGTCTGTTCAATTTTAATATCACCAGTTTCTACATCAACTTCCTCTTCATCTACGATATTTGTCTCTTCCTCAGTATCCTTGTCCCTCTTTGAAATACTAAGGTCGAGTGGAGTGTCATCCTCAACAACAGGGAGGACAGATGAGCTTGGGGTGTGACAAGTACCCACAGTGGGTGTAGGTGGACGGGATGGAATTAAAGGTGCAGGGGCAGATGATTTGTGCGGAAATGTGACTGGTAGTGAAGTTGATGGTGACTGGTGTGTAGTCAAAGGTACTCCCATGGGTAACTTTGAAAAATTTAACAGAGACTCAACAGGAGTGAGGTCGTGGTGTTCATGAAGATTTTCACTTGAAGATCTGTTAGCTACTAAAGTTTCAAGTGTAGGGCCAGAAGCTGCTTCTGGGTGTTGCTGAATGACATGTCTCATAACATCATTTTCAGATGAAAATGTGCCTCCACAGAGTTTGCATGAAAAAGGTTTAGTCATGCCTTCTGGGTGGGATGACCGTATGTGGTCTCTCAACACTGATCGTGCTTTACAGTCAATATGACAAATGTGACATACAGTTTCCATTGAGCGATCACAACTGCCACTACTTTCTTGTGGGTTAAAACTCATGCACCCTTTTACTTCATCTCTTGACTGGCGGCCGTGTATGTTCTTTATGTGGCGTTCACAGTTGGCTTTAGTGGTGAAAGCAAGATTACAGATGTTGCATTCATAAGGTGTATCCCCTTTGTGGCTCTTCATGTGCTCCTTTAGTGTATTTTTATCATTGCTGTAGAAAGAACAGAGGTTGCACCGGTAAGGGGGCGCCAGCATGTGCACAAGATTATGAGACTTTAGTTTGCGCAAATTTGCAAAGACATCTTTGCACAGACGGCAGGGGTACTGGCCATTGAGTTTCATGTCTCTATACTCACGAGCAAACTGCTCATCATGGGAAAGTCCTGCAGCGGTGGCCACCATGGTGGAAGAAACACTCGTTGCACTAGCAGTAGTTGCAATGCGACTAGCTGTTGGATGCTCTGGAGATGCTTTGGCTGAATCTGCTGGAGCTGGAGAGTGCTGCCCTGGCGGTGGCATTCCTAAAGGTGGCTTTAATCTCCCTGCCAATAAGGAGGCGACATTTGCATGTGCTGAGTCACGGTTGTGAAGCAAATCAAGAACTGCAAGAAAACTTTCCTTTGGGGGTTGTGGGTCCTCACAAAGATGGCGCTGCTGGTGTTGTGCAAACTCTGCAAGATTAGAGAATCTCATGACACAACGTGGACATCTGAAGGGAGGAGATGCTGCAGAGGATGCAGTGTGTTCTCTCATGTGCATTAACCACGCTTCTGCGCACGGGAATGTGATGTTGCATAGGTGACACCTGTGTAATCCCTGTCCTTCCTCTCCTGACATATCATGTTGTCGGCTGCTGTTCTCACAAATTTCTTTGGCAATTAGAGGAAACTTTGGGCTTGAAAAGTCTGTCAGAGTGAGGTCTAGCTGTGGGGGTGATGAACTTGACATAGGATGAACCATAGAATTGTGCAAATGTAAACCTCTGTAGTTCTTGAACCCAACCTGACATTTATTGCACGCCACCTGATACTCCGGGTGAATAGTTTCCACGTGTTGTTCAAGGGCATGTTGGCCAGGCTGTTCAACACCACAGGCAGGGCACGTCAGTTCTTCCTCTTCCACTTCGATGGTGTTGAGTCTCACAGACTTCGCCGAGACGGTGTTCTCTTCCTCCAAGGACCGCTTCCTGGGGCAGGAGACCCCTTCCTCTGACCCCAAGTCGCTCTCTCCCGTGTCCGATCCGGTGCCCACTCCGcttccgccgccgccgccgttgCGATAGTGGCCGCGGATGTGTCGATGCATGTTACCATTGGTGGTGAAGTGGGTACCGCAGATGTGGCAGCGGAAGGGGCGCTCCCCGGAGTGGACGAGCATGTGTCTGTCGAGGGAGCTGTTGCTGCTGAGCTGCTTCTTGCAGATGCCGCAGCAGTAGACTTTGGTGCCGTTGTCGGTTTCGATGACGCGGTTGTGCTTCCGGATGTGCTGCGTAAATTCGTGTTGGTCCGGCAGCTCCTCTTGGCACACGGGGCAGTTGAAGCTACCAGCCATCGCTATGTCTCCCTCGCCCTCACTCCCGCACTCCATCTGCgtttgccaagagagagagaaagaagaaaggtaGCTATTAGAAGGAGTCACTTGAAATAGTACAATAAGACTAAAGCTAATATTCGTCAATAAGCTGTGCATcgacaaatgataaaaaaataatttgaattacatAAAACTTGCTACTGGCTCAACTTTTTCAAACACGAAAAACTATTAAATTCATTAGTACTCAAATAACTGTTACCCGCACGAATTCAAAATTTTCCATTGTAATAATAACAACGTTAAAAAAGGAACAGCATAATTGCTAACTCCTATTAGTTAAAACTCGGGTAACAGActttattactttaaataaataaataatgttttcccttaaagcataaaaataaagtaggggtacacacacacacacacacacacacacacacacacacacacacacacacatatatatatatatatatatatatatatatgtatatatatatatatatatatatatatatatatatatatatatatatatatatatatatatatttaatttaatttttttttacaagcgcATCCACGCACATAAAATCAACGAATCGTGAACACTTATTTTACCATGCAGGCGATAATAAATCATATCAACACACCATCCACATTACTTAACGAAGGCCAACCCATTACAAACAAAATCTAATCAGGgatccaaattaaaaaaaaaggggggggcataACTGCTGAACATATAAAGACGAACTCAGTGGCAAAATACGCATAGAttaccgaaaatgaaaataatgaacgaaAAACCCACAGAGCGCAAGCGCAAATAATCTTACCATGTTCACACACATGGATAGAACTTGAGATAGTCCAGGACGAACAAATTCCGTAAACTGCCGTAGCACCATTGAGTAATTAATCACTTAACCATGTCAACACAAATatgtacatgtacgtatataaatatagatataaattccAACGTAGGTCTAAACACACGAGAACTCGGACGCAGTTCCTCACTATGTACAGGCACACACTAAGTACAAGACACCGCCACCAGTACGTGTGGGGTGTGGCCAGGCTCTCTGTACACAAGAGCGTGGCATCCGAGGCACTTCTACAAGGAATACTGCGACActgtccatcctctctctctccactgaccATCAACCTCACACTCAActgaaaggggggaggggaggagaggggtgaCAAGGAacgaggggtggggtgggggtcggGGAAGAGAAGAGTGCCCTTACCTCCACTTTGTGAACCTTCGCTGCCTTCCGTTTCTTGGCCCCGGAGAGAGGCTCCTGATTGGTCAACAGCCGGCTCTCTGTCGTGTCATTGGCGGGCTGGAAACGCGCTGCGCTGTGATTGGTCGGCTCGGTAGCCATGTGGGCGGAGTCCGGAGTTGGGGGTGCTTCGGGTGATGGGGGTGTGGAGCCGTGGGAGGAGTCTCTGTTGGGGTCACACTCCGCCCTCAGTGGGGAGGAGCCTGGGGGGGTCAACGTGCCCTTAGGCTCTGGAGAGGCAGTTGCCGCAGCCATGTCTGTTTCAcctgagaaaaatgaaatgaaaaaaggaaatcagCCTTCGGTCGAATACATCATCAATCAGGTCACACAAGAAAACTGAAATCTTTCAGTTTTGTTGTACCCTATCGGCGGCGCAAAATGTTAAGACCTTCAGTATTACCGAAAATGAAACTTACGATAGATTCGGTGATACATCCTCTCTCATTTGTCAAAATCTAAAGATAAGCGTTGAAAGATTATTCTCTAACACCCTTATGAAAATTTACCTGTGTagcaaattaaaaattatgactCAGGGAAATGTAACATTTAAGTAACAAAGCTAAAAGTCTCGTAAAAATGATCATTCTGCATTTCTCAAAAAATACTAACATGAACTTTTAAGTGAGGTGATATTAACGAAAGTAAAATTACTCCATTACTGAACTAAAATGACATGACTGGATAACTGAAGTATAATCACGTCAGAACCAGAGAAACATGGGCTGGCAAAAATCAGACTTTCTTAAACATAAAGTTGGGATgtttaataaagaaaactatagtACGGTGTATTTCCATGTACACAAAAGTAAACGTTTCTATCTCGAAATTTGCAACAAATCTAAAATATACACATCTttgaaaaaaatgcagaaacggAACACGtacatgaatattttctctcCCACATACTTtttccatgttattattattattattattattattggccatGCTACAACCCTTGTTGTAAAAGCAGAATGATACAAGCATAGGGAACCaacagggaaatatatatatatatatatatatatatatatatatatatatatatatatatattttcaagtcatTAATTACTAAGAAATAATTCTTCTAATTTCAGTGCATCTATCACTAACTCCAGCATGCAATTTGCTAgtctacaaaaatcaaaaaataTCAACTACATAAAAACTGCTAGTcgaactttatacacaattcaaGCACACAATGTATAACGACGGTTTTAATTTCATAGGTGAATATCGTTtctacacaaaaaattatttacttcacAACTGTCACTCTTCTCATATCATCACTATTTGTTTGATTTCCTTTGCAATTGTCATCTTACTTTTCTGGCCAATTCCATTCAGAACATTTTGTTActttataacaaaaagaaaatgtgaaatgtagacaaaaattttaaaagtaaacaaagttATTACGTACTGACATTCAATAATATCACTTTATGAAGACGGAAATCCCACTACTATTACAGATCAGTTAATcagaatttgattttttaagCTAAGTAAAGAGGTACAGAGAAATCCCGTAAAACAAAGATAAGACAAGGAGaatcaagagggaaaaaaagaaggTGAAAAACTGGAATAAACAGGACTAAAACGGACAAAAAGTTTGACGAAACACGAGTATTTGGGCGggagatgaagaaggaaaaaCACGAAACACTTACAATAAAAAGTCGTGTGGTCAGGGGAGGGAATCACTCCGAAGATTTTGTGGCGGTATTCCTCAGCCGAGACTACCATTGTCTAAAACTCTTCCAC
This genomic stretch from Macrobrachium rosenbergii isolate ZJJX-2024 chromosome 6, ASM4041242v1, whole genome shotgun sequence harbors:
- the peb gene encoding ras-responsive element-binding protein 1 isoform X3, with protein sequence MVVSAEEYRHKIFGVIPSPDHTTFYCETDMAAATASPEPKGTLTPPGSSPLRAECDPNRDSSHGSTPPSPEAPPTPDSAHMATEPTNHSAARFQPANDTTESRLLTNQEPLSGAKKRKAAKVHKVEMECGSEGEGDIAMAGSFNCPVCQEELPDQHEFTQHIRKHNRVIETDNGTKVYCCGICKKQLSSNSSLDRHMLVHSGERPFRCHICGTHFTTNGNMHRHIRGHYRNGGGGGSGVGTGSDTGESDLGSEEGVSCPRKRSLEEENTVSAKSVRLNTIEVEEEELTCPACGVEQPGQHALEQHVETIHPEYQVACNKCQVGFKNYRGLHLHNSMVHPMSSSSPPQLDLTLTDFSSPKFPLIAKEICENSSRQHDMSGEEGQGLHRCHLCNITFPCAEAWLMHMREHTASSAASPPFRCPRCVMRFSNLAEFAQHQQRHLCEDPQPPKESFLAVLDLLHNRDSAHANVASLLAGRLKPPLGMPPPGQHSPAPADSAKASPEHPTASRIATTASATSVSSTMVATAAGLSHDEQFAREYRDMKLNGQYPCRLCKDVFANLRKLKSHNLVHMLAPPYRCNLCSFYSNDKNTLKEHMKSHKGDTPYECNICNLAFTTKANCERHIKNIHGRQSRDEVKGCMSFNPQESSGSCDRSMETVCHICHIDCKARSVLRDHIRSSHPEGMTKPFSCKLCGGTFSSENDVMRHVIQQHPEAASGPTLETLVANRSSSENLHEHHDLTPVESLLNFSKLPMGVPLTTHQSPSTSLPVTFPHKSSAPAPLIPSRPPTPTVGTCHTPSSSVLPVVEDDTPLDLSISKRDKDTEEETNIVDEEEVDVETGDIKIEQTEPEDLSKPRSEHIESDGKETPPESIPESTTDVLKIPKPPFPLGAMYPQPLSLCPPFSSHQYPLFMPPYGGLHPVHNFDPALLEEYQKELKRGLQLTSGGGLLSATSAFLPNSSPSFPLSALALAAAHRDPLRVPRPDLRSSESKSDDSLTDNHNSSKSGDDDVMHFTMRNSVLMKKPKQRRYRTERPWRCDLCDKGFTLRSNMERHMKQQHPDIWQQRPRGLNAQRQESTAPSVTTENSHTISDTVREQLINKIEKESAEEKGKDGEHKEEEERELVIDDNPEEKNEEEEEEEEEEDEEDEEDEDEEDEYDDEEEECDRDDEKNQEDCSADLASVHKLLSAASSQSFPCFGSEGEDDNNGDNDSNSNNSSGEPKRSAYSSAPQKQKCPFCQRKFPWSSSLVRHIRTHTGQKPYLCPVCRFPFTTKSNCDRHLLRKHPDSPHTGGGDRPYRCRKCPGAAFTSLESLRKHEMFKHEKASDTAVSRDDSRPFRCHVCEVPLATREVALQHLDGSHPEHSSGVINAEPVTSDNNNDTISVAPDSTTTDRVSCMFCLQRCWSLAELKQHVNSQHTRASSPVDSEDDVPKDECLASPPPPSLKTEIKEERKEESEGTDFISNLLGTKRAVVDHLLTSKSADDAAKLLGVR
- the peb gene encoding ras-responsive element-binding protein 1 isoform X2; translated protein: MQLNKKVGSSGGSSKNNSSTTSHKDNLHNTTSRLAHKSHAANGETDMAAATASPEPKGTLTPPGSSPLRAECDPNRDSSHGSTPPSPEAPPTPDSAHMATEPTNHSAARFQPANDTTESRLLTNQEPLSGAKKRKAAKVHKVEMECGSEGEGDIAMAGSFNCPVCQEELPDQHEFTQHIRKHNRVIETDNGTKVYCCGICKKQLSSNSSLDRHMLVHSGERPFRCHICGTHFTTNGNMHRHIRGHYRNGGGGGSGVGTGSDTGESDLGSEEGVSCPRKRSLEEENTVSAKSVRLNTIEVEEEELTCPACGVEQPGQHALEQHVETIHPEYQVACNKCQVGFKNYRGLHLHNSMVHPMSSSSPPQLDLTLTDFSSPKFPLIAKEICENSSRQHDMSGEEGQGLHRCHLCNITFPCAEAWLMHMREHTASSAASPPFRCPRCVMRFSNLAEFAQHQQRHLCEDPQPPKESFLAVLDLLHNRDSAHANVASLLAGRLKPPLGMPPPGQHSPAPADSAKASPEHPTASRIATTASATSVSSTMVATAAGLSHDEQFAREYRDMKLNGQYPCRLCKDVFANLRKLKSHNLVHMLAPPYRCNLCSFYSNDKNTLKEHMKSHKGDTPYECNICNLAFTTKANCERHIKNIHGRQSRDEVKGCMSFNPQESSGSCDRSMETVCHICHIDCKARSVLRDHIRSSHPEGMTKPFSCKLCGGTFSSENDVMRHVIQQHPEAASGPTLETLVANRSSSENLHEHHDLTPVESLLNFSKLPMGVPLTTHQSPSTSLPVTFPHKSSAPAPLIPSRPPTPTVGTCHTPSSSVLPVVEDDTPLDLSISKRDKDTEEETNIVDEEEVDVETGDIKIEQTEPEDLSKPRSEHIESDGKETPPESIPESTTDVLKIPKPPFPLGAMYPQPLSLCPPFSSHQYPLFMPPYGGLHPVHNFDPALLEEYQKELKRGLQLTSGGGLLSATSAFLPNSSPSFPLSALALAAAHRDPLRVPRPDLRSSESKSDDSLTDNHNSSKSGDDDVMHFTMRNSVLMKKPKQRRYRTERPWRCDLCDKGFTLRSNMERHMKQQHPDIWQQRPRGLNAQRQESTAPSVTTENSHTISDTVREQLINKIEKESAEEKGKDGEHKEEEERELVIDDNPEEKNEEEEEEEEEEDEEDEEDEDEEDEYDDEEEECDRDDEKNQEDCSADLASVHKLLSAASSQSFPCFGSEGEDDNNGDNDSNSNNSSGEPKRSAYSSAPQKQKCPFCQRKFPWSSSLVRHIRTHTGQKPYLCPVCRFPFTTKSNCDRHLLRKHPDSPHTGGGDRPYRCRKCPGAAFTSLESLRKHEMFKHEKASDTAVSRDDSRPFRCHVCEVPLATREVALQHLDGSHPEHSSGVINAEPVTSDNNNDTISVAPDSTTTDRVSCMFCLQRCWSLAELKQHVNSQHTRASSPVDSEDDVPKDECLASPPPPSLKTEIKEERKEESEGTDFISNLLGTKRAVVDHLLTSKSADDAAKLLGVR
- the peb gene encoding ras-responsive element-binding protein 1 isoform X1: MARRKVSAATRSAARRRKRRNELKAAAKMQLNKKVGSSGGSSKNNSSTTSHKDNLHNTTSRLAHKSHAANGETDMAAATASPEPKGTLTPPGSSPLRAECDPNRDSSHGSTPPSPEAPPTPDSAHMATEPTNHSAARFQPANDTTESRLLTNQEPLSGAKKRKAAKVHKVEMECGSEGEGDIAMAGSFNCPVCQEELPDQHEFTQHIRKHNRVIETDNGTKVYCCGICKKQLSSNSSLDRHMLVHSGERPFRCHICGTHFTTNGNMHRHIRGHYRNGGGGGSGVGTGSDTGESDLGSEEGVSCPRKRSLEEENTVSAKSVRLNTIEVEEEELTCPACGVEQPGQHALEQHVETIHPEYQVACNKCQVGFKNYRGLHLHNSMVHPMSSSSPPQLDLTLTDFSSPKFPLIAKEICENSSRQHDMSGEEGQGLHRCHLCNITFPCAEAWLMHMREHTASSAASPPFRCPRCVMRFSNLAEFAQHQQRHLCEDPQPPKESFLAVLDLLHNRDSAHANVASLLAGRLKPPLGMPPPGQHSPAPADSAKASPEHPTASRIATTASATSVSSTMVATAAGLSHDEQFAREYRDMKLNGQYPCRLCKDVFANLRKLKSHNLVHMLAPPYRCNLCSFYSNDKNTLKEHMKSHKGDTPYECNICNLAFTTKANCERHIKNIHGRQSRDEVKGCMSFNPQESSGSCDRSMETVCHICHIDCKARSVLRDHIRSSHPEGMTKPFSCKLCGGTFSSENDVMRHVIQQHPEAASGPTLETLVANRSSSENLHEHHDLTPVESLLNFSKLPMGVPLTTHQSPSTSLPVTFPHKSSAPAPLIPSRPPTPTVGTCHTPSSSVLPVVEDDTPLDLSISKRDKDTEEETNIVDEEEVDVETGDIKIEQTEPEDLSKPRSEHIESDGKETPPESIPESTTDVLKIPKPPFPLGAMYPQPLSLCPPFSSHQYPLFMPPYGGLHPVHNFDPALLEEYQKELKRGLQLTSGGGLLSATSAFLPNSSPSFPLSALALAAAHRDPLRVPRPDLRSSESKSDDSLTDNHNSSKSGDDDVMHFTMRNSVLMKKPKQRRYRTERPWRCDLCDKGFTLRSNMERHMKQQHPDIWQQRPRGLNAQRQESTAPSVTTENSHTISDTVREQLINKIEKESAEEKGKDGEHKEEEERELVIDDNPEEKNEEEEEEEEEEDEEDEEDEDEEDEYDDEEEECDRDDEKNQEDCSADLASVHKLLSAASSQSFPCFGSEGEDDNNGDNDSNSNNSSGEPKRSAYSSAPQKQKCPFCQRKFPWSSSLVRHIRTHTGQKPYLCPVCRFPFTTKSNCDRHLLRKHPDSPHTGGGDRPYRCRKCPGAAFTSLESLRKHEMFKHEKASDTAVSRDDSRPFRCHVCEVPLATREVALQHLDGSHPEHSSGVINAEPVTSDNNNDTISVAPDSTTTDRVSCMFCLQRCWSLAELKQHVNSQHTRASSPVDSEDDVPKDECLASPPPPSLKTEIKEERKEESEGTDFISNLLGTKRAVVDHLLTSKSADDAAKLLGVR
- the peb gene encoding ras-responsive element-binding protein 1 isoform X4 gives rise to the protein MAAATASPEPKGTLTPPGSSPLRAECDPNRDSSHGSTPPSPEAPPTPDSAHMATEPTNHSAARFQPANDTTESRLLTNQEPLSGAKKRKAAKVHKVEMECGSEGEGDIAMAGSFNCPVCQEELPDQHEFTQHIRKHNRVIETDNGTKVYCCGICKKQLSSNSSLDRHMLVHSGERPFRCHICGTHFTTNGNMHRHIRGHYRNGGGGGSGVGTGSDTGESDLGSEEGVSCPRKRSLEEENTVSAKSVRLNTIEVEEEELTCPACGVEQPGQHALEQHVETIHPEYQVACNKCQVGFKNYRGLHLHNSMVHPMSSSSPPQLDLTLTDFSSPKFPLIAKEICENSSRQHDMSGEEGQGLHRCHLCNITFPCAEAWLMHMREHTASSAASPPFRCPRCVMRFSNLAEFAQHQQRHLCEDPQPPKESFLAVLDLLHNRDSAHANVASLLAGRLKPPLGMPPPGQHSPAPADSAKASPEHPTASRIATTASATSVSSTMVATAAGLSHDEQFAREYRDMKLNGQYPCRLCKDVFANLRKLKSHNLVHMLAPPYRCNLCSFYSNDKNTLKEHMKSHKGDTPYECNICNLAFTTKANCERHIKNIHGRQSRDEVKGCMSFNPQESSGSCDRSMETVCHICHIDCKARSVLRDHIRSSHPEGMTKPFSCKLCGGTFSSENDVMRHVIQQHPEAASGPTLETLVANRSSSENLHEHHDLTPVESLLNFSKLPMGVPLTTHQSPSTSLPVTFPHKSSAPAPLIPSRPPTPTVGTCHTPSSSVLPVVEDDTPLDLSISKRDKDTEEETNIVDEEEVDVETGDIKIEQTEPEDLSKPRSEHIESDGKETPPESIPESTTDVLKIPKPPFPLGAMYPQPLSLCPPFSSHQYPLFMPPYGGLHPVHNFDPALLEEYQKELKRGLQLTSGGGLLSATSAFLPNSSPSFPLSALALAAAHRDPLRVPRPDLRSSESKSDDSLTDNHNSSKSGDDDVMHFTMRNSVLMKKPKQRRYRTERPWRCDLCDKGFTLRSNMERHMKQQHPDIWQQRPRGLNAQRQESTAPSVTTENSHTISDTVREQLINKIEKESAEEKGKDGEHKEEEERELVIDDNPEEKNEEEEEEEEEEDEEDEEDEDEEDEYDDEEEECDRDDEKNQEDCSADLASVHKLLSAASSQSFPCFGSEGEDDNNGDNDSNSNNSSGEPKRSAYSSAPQKQKCPFCQRKFPWSSSLVRHIRTHTGQKPYLCPVCRFPFTTKSNCDRHLLRKHPDSPHTGGGDRPYRCRKCPGAAFTSLESLRKHEMFKHEKASDTAVSRDDSRPFRCHVCEVPLATREVALQHLDGSHPEHSSGVINAEPVTSDNNNDTISVAPDSTTTDRVSCMFCLQRCWSLAELKQHVNSQHTRASSPVDSEDDVPKDECLASPPPPSLKTEIKEERKEESEGTDFISNLLGTKRAVVDHLLTSKSADDAAKLLGVR
- the peb gene encoding ras-responsive element-binding protein 1 isoform X5, which encodes MVLRQFTEFVRPGLSQVLSMCVNMMECGSEGEGDIAMAGSFNCPVCQEELPDQHEFTQHIRKHNRVIETDNGTKVYCCGICKKQLSSNSSLDRHMLVHSGERPFRCHICGTHFTTNGNMHRHIRGHYRNGGGGGSGVGTGSDTGESDLGSEEGVSCPRKRSLEEENTVSAKSVRLNTIEVEEEELTCPACGVEQPGQHALEQHVETIHPEYQVACNKCQVGFKNYRGLHLHNSMVHPMSSSSPPQLDLTLTDFSSPKFPLIAKEICENSSRQHDMSGEEGQGLHRCHLCNITFPCAEAWLMHMREHTASSAASPPFRCPRCVMRFSNLAEFAQHQQRHLCEDPQPPKESFLAVLDLLHNRDSAHANVASLLAGRLKPPLGMPPPGQHSPAPADSAKASPEHPTASRIATTASATSVSSTMVATAAGLSHDEQFAREYRDMKLNGQYPCRLCKDVFANLRKLKSHNLVHMLAPPYRCNLCSFYSNDKNTLKEHMKSHKGDTPYECNICNLAFTTKANCERHIKNIHGRQSRDEVKGCMSFNPQESSGSCDRSMETVCHICHIDCKARSVLRDHIRSSHPEGMTKPFSCKLCGGTFSSENDVMRHVIQQHPEAASGPTLETLVANRSSSENLHEHHDLTPVESLLNFSKLPMGVPLTTHQSPSTSLPVTFPHKSSAPAPLIPSRPPTPTVGTCHTPSSSVLPVVEDDTPLDLSISKRDKDTEEETNIVDEEEVDVETGDIKIEQTEPEDLSKPRSEHIESDGKETPPESIPESTTDVLKIPKPPFPLGAMYPQPLSLCPPFSSHQYPLFMPPYGGLHPVHNFDPALLEEYQKELKRGLQLTSGGGLLSATSAFLPNSSPSFPLSALALAAAHRDPLRVPRPDLRSSESKSDDSLTDNHNSSKSGDDDVMHFTMRNSVLMKKPKQRRYRTERPWRCDLCDKGFTLRSNMERHMKQQHPDIWQQRPRGLNAQRQESTAPSVTTENSHTISDTVREQLINKIEKESAEEKGKDGEHKEEEERELVIDDNPEEKNEEEEEEEEEEDEEDEEDEDEEDEYDDEEEECDRDDEKNQEDCSADLASVHKLLSAASSQSFPCFGSEGEDDNNGDNDSNSNNSSGEPKRSAYSSAPQKQKCPFCQRKFPWSSSLVRHIRTHTGQKPYLCPVCRFPFTTKSNCDRHLLRKHPDSPHTGGGDRPYRCRKCPGAAFTSLESLRKHEMFKHEKASDTAVSRDDSRPFRCHVCEVPLATREVALQHLDGSHPEHSSGVINAEPVTSDNNNDTISVAPDSTTTDRVSCMFCLQRCWSLAELKQHVNSQHTRASSPVDSEDDVPKDECLASPPPPSLKTEIKEERKEESEGTDFISNLLGTKRAVVDHLLTSKSADDAAKLLGVR